From the genome of Spirosomataceae bacterium TFI 002, one region includes:
- a CDS encoding hypoxanthine phosphoribosyltransferase, producing the protein MKTIKDKTFVRLIDKQKIQKRIQELADKISKDFDGKNPIFLGVLNGSFMFLSDLMKNLEIECQMSFLKVNSYKQLSSSGTIKELIGINEDLENRHVIIVEDIVDSGRTMAWIINTLEPKKVASIHIASLLLKPKALQIPIKVDYCGFEIENDFVLGYGLDYDGYGRNIPEIMVLKS; encoded by the coding sequence ATGAAAACGATCAAAGACAAGACTTTTGTACGTCTGATTGATAAACAAAAAATTCAAAAAAGAATTCAAGAGCTTGCCGACAAAATTTCTAAGGATTTTGACGGTAAAAATCCAATTTTTCTTGGCGTTTTGAATGGCTCTTTCATGTTCCTATCGGATTTGATGAAAAACCTTGAAATTGAATGCCAGATGAGTTTCCTGAAAGTGAATTCTTATAAACAACTCAGCAGCTCAGGAACCATAAAAGAATTGATTGGCATTAATGAAGATCTTGAAAATAGACACGTCATTATAGTGGAAGATATTGTGGACTCTGGCAGAACAATGGCATGGATAATAAATACTTTGGAACCTAAAAAAGTGGCCTCTATTCATATTGCAAGCTTATTATTGAAACCCAAAGCACTTCAAATCCCTATAAAAGTAGACTATTGTGGATTCGAAATAGAAAATGACTTTGTATTAGGCTATGGCCTTGATTACGACGGATATGGGCGAAATATCCCAGAGATTATGGTTTTAAAAAGCTGA
- a CDS encoding ADP-ribose pyrophosphatase YjhB, NUDIX family — MLDLYQKQTKCLVALDSIIFGFDGEKLKLLLIKRGIEANESTWSLMGGWLQENESLDEAAERIVYKLTGLRNLYLEQVLAFGQPKRDPIERTVSVTYFALINTTVYLQTSELEYEGQWFDIDKLPHLLFDHIDMVNTSIKRLRNKAAFHPVGFELLPEKFTLPQLLNLYEAIFDQVFDRRNFSRKMIASGFISRLNEKQKGVSKKGAFFYKFNKTTQDNTFYLIPGINSLV, encoded by the coding sequence ATGCTCGATTTATATCAAAAACAGACCAAGTGCTTAGTTGCTTTAGACTCCATAATTTTTGGCTTTGATGGTGAAAAATTAAAGTTGCTTTTGATCAAAAGAGGAATTGAAGCGAACGAGTCGACATGGTCGCTAATGGGTGGCTGGCTACAGGAAAATGAAAGTCTAGACGAGGCAGCAGAAAGAATTGTATATAAGCTAACCGGCTTAAGAAATCTTTACTTGGAACAAGTTCTAGCTTTTGGTCAACCTAAAAGAGACCCTATAGAAAGAACCGTATCCGTAACCTATTTTGCCCTTATTAATACTACAGTCTATTTACAAACAAGTGAACTAGAGTACGAAGGTCAATGGTTCGATATTGATAAATTACCCCATTTACTCTTTGATCACATCGATATGGTTAATACTAGTATCAAAAGATTAAGAAATAAAGCAGCATTTCATCCGGTTGGTTTTGAACTACTACCAGAGAAATTCACACTTCCTCAGTTACTCAACTTATATGAAGCAATCTTTGACCAAGTTTTCGATCGAAGAAACTTCAGCCGGAAGATGATCGCTTCCGGCTTCATTTCAAGACTAAATGAGAAACAAAAAGGCGTTTCCAAAAAAGGTGCTTTCTTCTACAAATTCAATAAAACAACACAAGACAATACTTTCTATTTGATTCCAGGAATCAATAGCCTAGTTTAA
- a CDS encoding iron(III) transport system ATP-binding protein, with translation MLSVESLAVEIEGKEILKKTTLAVRNTEILAVLGRSGSGKSTLLKAIAGLIEPSNGSAIVDGERVKKPSQQLIPGHQHIKIVRQDNPLFPNISLRENIAYSLRFFEKQYQKSRVEKLLSLTSLQHVADQKPRNVSEGEQQRAVIATALADEPKVLLLDEPYSNLDFGNKKKLKEEIRNIISEENMACVFVTHDIDDVFGNADRLAILKSGKIVQIGKPENVYLSPKTKYVAEITGELNKHKASDFNLEGNFLYTRPQHLEINQNGAYKAVVKEVIFRGNFWEIKLGNSNSIFSVYQMHPLEEGAFIRFDMNRTSAF, from the coding sequence ATGCTTTCAGTTGAAAGTTTAGCGGTAGAGATAGAAGGAAAAGAAATTTTAAAAAAGACCACACTAGCTGTAAGAAATACAGAGATTTTGGCAGTTCTTGGGAGAAGTGGTTCGGGTAAATCAACCTTACTAAAAGCTATTGCTGGTTTGATAGAGCCATCGAATGGAAGTGCCATTGTGGATGGAGAAAGGGTCAAAAAACCAAGCCAACAACTTATTCCTGGTCACCAACATATTAAAATTGTAAGGCAAGATAACCCGCTTTTTCCAAATATCTCACTAAGGGAAAATATCGCTTACTCACTTCGTTTTTTTGAAAAACAATATCAAAAAAGTCGTGTAGAAAAGTTACTAAGTTTAACTAGTTTACAGCATGTTGCCGATCAAAAGCCAAGAAATGTGTCTGAAGGAGAGCAGCAAAGGGCGGTTATTGCTACTGCATTGGCAGATGAGCCCAAGGTTTTACTTTTAGATGAGCCTTACAGTAATTTGGACTTTGGAAATAAAAAGAAATTGAAAGAAGAAATTCGGAATATTATCAGTGAAGAGAATATGGCATGTGTATTTGTAACACATGATATTGATGATGTATTTGGAAATGCGGATCGCTTGGCAATTTTGAAATCAGGTAAAATAGTGCAAATAGGTAAGCCAGAAAATGTTTACTTATCACCAAAAACAAAGTATGTAGCCGAAATAACTGGTGAGTTGAATAAACACAAAGCATCGGACTTCAATTTGGAAGGTAATTTTTTATATACTAGACCTCAACATTTAGAAATTAATCAAAACGGTGCCTATAAAGCCGTTGTTAAAGAGGTGATTTTTAGAGGAAATTTTTGGGAAATTAAACTTGGAAATAGTAATTCAATCTTTTCTGTTTATCAAATGCATCCTTTGGAAGAAGGAGCTTTCATCAGGTTCGATATGAATAGAACTTCAGCTTTTTAA